In Macaca nemestrina isolate mMacNem1 chromosome 10, mMacNem.hap1, whole genome shotgun sequence, the genomic window CATCCGTTAGCATGTCATGGTGATTTCTGGCTTTACACTGGTCACAAcagttaaaagtaaaaagaatgtcACAGGAGATACACAAATCAGGTGCATATAGAATTTAAGGTTAGGATATTCAAGCAATCACATCCAGTGATGTTAcactggcatttaaaaaatttctttttgtctgtttaGACATGATAACTTTTCTGCCCATCACTTTTTCCATTCTAATAGTGGTTATATTTGTTATTGGAAATTTTGCTAATGGCTTCATAGCATTGATAAATTCCACTGAGTGGGTCAAAAGACAAAAGATCTCCTTTGCTGGCCAAATTCTCACTGCTCTGGCGGTCTCCAGAGTTGGTTTGCTCTGGGTATTATCACTACATTGGTATGCAACTGAGTTTAATCTAGCTTTTCATAGTGTAGAAGTAAGAAGTACTGCTTATAATGTCTGGGTAGTGACCAACCATTTCAGCAACTGGCTTGCTAGTAGCCTCAGCATGTTTTATTTGCTCAGAATTGCCACTTTCTCCAACCTTATTTTCTTCACTTAAATAGGAGAGTAAAGAGTGTCATTCTGGTGACACTGTTAGGGCCTTTGCTGTTTTTGGTTTGTCAACTTTTTGTGATGAACATGAATCAGATTGTACGGACAAAAGAATATGAAGGAAACATGACTTGGAAGATCAAATTGAAGAGTGCAATGTACCTTTCAAATACAACTGTAACCATGCTAGCAAACTTTGTACCCCTCACTCTGACCCTGATATcttttctgctgttaatctgtTCTCTGTGTAAACATCTCAAGAAGATGTGGGTCCATGGCAAAGGATCTCAAGATCCCAGCACCAAGGTCCACACAAAAGCTTTGCAAATTGTGACCTGTTTTCTCCTGGTATGTGCCATTTACTTTCTGTCCATGATCCTATCAGTTTGGAATTCTGGGAGGCTGGAAAAGAAACCTTTCTTCATGTTCTGCCAAGCTATTTGTATTCAGCTATCCTTCAACCCACCTATTCATCCTGATTTGGGGAAACAAGACACTAAAGCAgacttttctttcagttttaagGAATGTAAAGTACTGGGTGAAAGGACAGAAGCCTTCATCTCCATAGATTCACAAGAGGGGCATTGTGTGTCTTCTAGCAGGAAACTAAATGGAGGtgtatgaaacattttatttttgatactgGGTTTTCTgtaatgtatgtatgtaaataatttccaaatatatacCTAGAAAAGTCTTTTACCTAATGTTATTCTGgaaaagtatatatgtgtgtgtgtgtatttatgtgtgtatgaAAAACTGAAGAACATTGACAATAAcatgctttttattgttttttcacaAAAAATGCCAAACTATAGAAAATAATTCCTCAAAATTATGAAGCCATGTTTATTTtatgcatgtattttttatttcatttgaagaaTTTATgtctatttataattattaagaaCTAACAGCTTATCTCAGGGAAAATATTgctctttttgttgttatttgaaCCACACAAATATACCACAGTGTGCTTAGAATTCATTGTTTTAACCTACAACTTTTTGGATAAATAATGTCATTCAATTCTAAATCAATAATGAGGATGTATCTTTGGGGTTTTATTCCAATATGAATTCCTATTTTATGTTTAGTAAAAGGCAAACAGAATTGTTGTTAGAAAACAATGCACACAATAAAATTTGAGTGAGAAGCATATGTAGAGTAAATTTCATCTATGTCTACCATAAACAGTACTGAAGAATATAAGATTTAATACAAGTATGTGAAtagcttagaaaaaaaatgtcttctaTAAGAGGGATGAAAAATCATGATCATGATCTTGATTGCGATTATCGGCTTTCATATGCAGTTAAAAAAGTCATTTCTTCCAGCTTTTGAATTATAGAAAAGCTTTTTTTGGAATTGAGCTCTGATATAagttattttagcattttttctaAGGCGCTTCTAAGCCCCTGAATTGCTAATGATATCCTTATCTTCCATTTATCAAATTCCTTCTGAACTTCAGATAAGAGAACTCCAATCTTCCCTTTTCTAAAAAATACTGTCAATGTGAAAATAGTATAGAAATTATGGAAAATAATTCAGTGAAACTTTTTGTAAGTGTTAAAATAGCATCTATGAAATCTATGTGTTAATTAGAGGATGTGCCCTAACGTTGTAAGCTTGTTGTCAGTGATGAAATGGAAGTGTGTTGACATATTCACATTCATAAAGCATTATTAATAGGTGTATATGAAATAACAGTCGTAGAATGGAAAAAGattaatgtaatttattgaagtaaaaatatattttgaataagaaTAGAAAAGGGCTTGGAAAATattgtttaataatattttatataaatataaaaatgtatatattagcCTGACATTACTTATTTTGGAAAGGATATGACACAATGGGAATTTTCATACACTACTCCTGAAATTATAAGTCTGTGCCATCATTTCAGCCGAGTATGGTATTATCTGATTAAGGTGAAGGATTACATCCTAACATCCAGTATTTTCACTCTTATtagaatacatatacatacacatgcatatcaCTGAGTTTCAATAGCTAAAGTTGAGAAGTCCTCCAAATGTCTATAAATCCTCccaatggataaacaaattgtggcatacttatacaatggaatactatacagcaatcaAAATTAACAAACGAGACTGACATGTTTACAACAGAATAatacaacaaagaaaatgaacaaattggAGCTACATGGATAATAATACTCGCAGATGTGAGAGGAATTATCAAGATGGAAAATACATTCAGTATAATCTCATTTACATAATgttgaaaaacattatttttaatacgTTGTAATTTTTTACCTTGGTGATAAATCCCTACAGTGAAACATGTGAGTGATCATTAAAACAATTGGGATAGTCAGGAGGGAGGAAAATATCGACAAGAAGACTTATATGGGGAATATCTGGATTGCtggaaattctatttttttttcaccctttTATTTGGATCTTATCTGTGTGAAGTATCTTTGACTGCGTTGGTCATCACTGAATCAAATATCTAAATAAACTGAATCTGGAACATCCTAGTGCCCACATCAAAAGCCCTGAATAAAGTTGGAATGGggactggtggtggtggtggtacagCAATAGGGTAGCCTAGTTAGGTTGCACAAGCCCATCAAAACACGTGTGATTATATGATTAGAACCAGGAAACTGGTTACTAGAAAAAGGAATTTAGTGGACTGTAGagagaaaatattacatattcaaGCACCTCACAACAGCTTAACACCAATTTTGTTTGAGGAATATCTTTAggaattaaaatacaataaacaacCACagttgcccactttttgatgtggttgtttgattttcttcttgtaaatttgtttaagttctttgtagattctggatatcagccctttgtcagatgggtagattgcaaaaatgttctcccattctgtaggttgcctgttcactctgatagtagtttcttttgctgtgcagaagctctttagtttaattagatcccatttgtcaattttagtttttgttgccattgctttcggtgttttagtcatgaagtccttgcacatgcctaggtcctgaatggtatttcctcgGTTTACCtctagggtttctatggttttaggtctaacatttaagtctttaatccatttgaattaatttttgtataaggtgtaagctttctacatatgactagtcaattgtcccagcaccatttattaaatagggaatactttccccatttctagtttttgccagggttgtcaaagatcacatggttgtagatgtgtcttattatttctgagggttctgttctgttccactggtctatatttctgttttggtacaagtaccatgctgttttggttactatagccttgtaatatagctTGAAGTAAGGTAGCATgacacctccagctttgttctttttgcttaggtttgtctttgcaatgcgggctcttttttggttccatctaaactttaaagtagttttttccaattctgtgaagaaagtcattggtagcttgatgaggatgatattgaatctatgaattaccttgggcagtatggccattttcacgatattgattcttcctaaccatgagcatggaatgttcttccatttgtttgtgtcctcttttatttcattgagcagtggtttgtagttctcctcgaagaggtccttcacatcccttgaaagttggattcctaggtattttattctctttgaagcaattgtgaatgggagtgcactaatgatttggctctgtgcttgtctgttattggtgtgtagaagtgcttgtgatttttgcacattggttttgtatgctcagactttgctgaagttgtttatcagctaaggagattttgggctgagacaatggggttttctaaatatacaatggcAAATTCTATTTCCTTACCAAGGTGTGGTAACATAGATGTTAACcttataattttttcttactttttattagATATTATTACTCTGTATATGTATGTTATACtgcacaataaaaaatgttaaaaacttcatgtctaaaacaccaaaagcaatggcaacaaaagccataattgacaaatgggatctaattaaactaaagaacttctgcacagcaaaagaaactaccatcagagtgagcagtgaacctacagaatgggagaaaaattttgcaatctactcatctaacaaaaggctaatatccagaacctcaaagaactcaaacaaatttacaagaaaaaaacaaacaaccccatcaaaaagtgagcaaaggatattaacagacatttctcaaaagaagacattcatacagccaacaaacgcatgaaaaagtgctcatcatcactcaccatcagagaaatgcaattcaaactataatgagataccatctcactctagttagaatggcaatcatgaaaaaatcaggaaacaacaggtgctggagaggatgtggaggaataggaacacttttacactgttggtgggactgtaaactagttcaaccattgtggaaaacagtgtggtgattcctcaaagatctagaactagaaatatcatttgacccagccatcccattgctgggtatatatccaaaggattgttcatcatgctgctataaagacacatgaacacgtaagtttattgcagcactattcacaaaagcaaagacttggaatcaactcaaatgtccatcagtgacagattggattaagaaaatgtgacacatatacaccatggaatactctgcagccataaaaaatgatgagttcatgtcctttgcagggacatggatgcagctggaagccatcattctcagcaaactatcgcaagaacagaaaaccaaacaccacatgtcctcactgataggtgggaattgaacaatgagatcacttggacacaggaaggggaacgtcacacactggggcctattgtggggtggggggaagcgggaggggtagcattaggagatatacctaatgtaaatgatgagttaatgggtgcagcacaccaacatggcatatgtatacatatgtaacaaacatgcacgttgtgcacatgtaccatagaacttaaagtatatatttaaaaagaagtttaaaaatgcagaaacatAAAGTACATTTCTAAGTACAAAATTAGGGTGATACAGCAAATTCTCATAGATAACATTGTAATCAGATATGGTATCTCATAGATACCATAAAGGAGCATAGAGCATTATGGTACTAAGAAATccaagttaaaatttaaaatttttcttttttaattttgagacaggatctcgccgtgttgtccaggctggagtgcagaagtacaatctcggctcaatgcaacctctgccaccttgGCTCAAGTCAttctgccatctcagcctccagagtagctagggcaacaggcgttcaccaccacgccctgctaattttttctagttttttttttttttgtagagacagggttttgccctgttgcccaggcaggtcttgaacttctgtgctcaggcagtccacctggctcagccaaccaaaatgctgggattacaggtgtgaaccaccacacctgtaCCAAAACATTACTTTAATTAactaaaacaaaagaagagaTAAGAAAGAACTATAAATCCACCATCTTAGTGTTAATATGAGTTTGAAACatcaaaatttgaatatttatgaCTGATAGAcactttttctcttatttccaaTTTAATTATTTGTGATACACATTTGAAAGTGTCAGAAATTCATGAATTTACCATAAATAATAGTATGatgatattaaataaatatcttcaaaaatgtgtctctaaatgaaatatttatattcatattgttAGCATTCTAATTTCACAATACTATTCCTGTGTTCGGTAAAATTTTTTGTTACTATACATTTTTTGGCTCTGCATTAGAGAAAAAATATCATAGAAAGGCAAATTTCTTAAGGTATAAAGATATTTAGGGTGATCTTTGAGTATATTTGTGAATCTATAATGCCACATTGACTGCTATAGTAAAATAATCCAGATTTAGTCACCATAGCTAAGAATGTGAAAAAGCATTTACAAGAATTTGACTTGCTAATGATGCcattaaaagatgaaataaactTGATATACTGTATTATTGCATAGAGTATTCATCCATGTTCATATAGAAAAATGCTCCAGATCCCCAAAATAGAATCCTGATTGTTGGAGGTCACTTTTGttatcaacttttaaaatgtagtaaaagaaaaaaaaaaaaagaagcaaataaatcaTTGAAAATATGTTGGTTTTACATTATTCTTGATGAAATACCATGTGAGGATATTTGTCTAGGCCTAATGCTGAGAATTACAGAAGTATCATGAGGCCATGAGGAGGAATAATAGTGTTCTCTCATCACCCTGAACTCCAGTACTTACAAACAAGACTGAAATCACATTTATCAAAAAGCATTCTCCCTTTCACCTGCCATCATCATTCTCATCGTCATCATGTATATCTTCATCTATCTCATGGAatgatttgtttttgaaatatttaaatacataatatggaaaataaggaattttaaaaagatcatcaTTGTGAGAAAGTTACAATAGTAAACAGCAAAGTTCAAGTCGAGCTCAATACATTTAGGTTTAGAAATTAAGTGTAGTTTATTTTAGAATACATTGCCTaagcaaataattatttatgaaCGACCTTAAATGAATCCTCATTTCACTAAGATCACAATAGAAACAATTTAGATTTTAGTGTAAATAGAACTCCCTAATAAGAAAGATAAAgcaaataacacatttttatgaGCAAGCTTTTATTTCTAAAGAGCGAGTTTTTAGGACCAAATTGTCAAACAGAGGTAAGACCTCAGATCTTCTGTCACACTTGAGTGAGTGATGATGGATTTCAAAGGTTGTAGTTCTATAACCAAAACTATAATCACAGATAGGGATTAAATGGTGGAATTCCATAGAAGCACTAGATTCAGGTTTATTTCCATGGGACTTCAAGTCTACTTGTATCAGATGTCCTTCAGTTTTTCATAAACTTGTAAGTACTGTTTCACTATTTGATCTTTTAAAGATTGTTGTAAACTAAGAAGTCTTGATTTCTGCTAATAAAGCAGTGTAAAATTAAAATCATGGAATAGAATGGTGGAGCTGTTGTTGAGATACTTTGTCTTCTTAATTGAAGTGACATTTTGAGATCCAGTACTTCTCACTGAATTTCTCTGTGAGGAGAGTTTGCGATGATgatccagaaacagaaaagctACTATCCAAAAAATGCTATCACATCAAATCAATTATCAATTTCTTCCAAGTTGCAGGAGGATGCCTAGACCTtgcttttattctctcttttgaCCAAAgtattccaaaaggaagaaaatcattaCCATTCTCATGTCAGAAAAATGGCATGGAGATGAACCCAGGCTGTTTTTGATGTTCCGTCTTTTGCCCTGTATAAGCGTTACTTGACCGTTTCTGATACATTCCAgtatttccaatttttgtctTGGTTCATTTCTAAGTCTGCATTacaattttaacataaatttttagTCAGGAGAAATGTCTTATAGAAATTATTACTCATCTCATTATATACTGAAGGGAAAAATCAATTAGCTGTATATACATTCTTATACAACTCTAAGATAGTTGAAATAGGAACTTTCTTATTTAGTTGCATTATAAGGAAATTTGAGATGATGTTATCTGTCAAGCGCAGATGTTTCCAAAGGATTTATTCTAGCCTTAATTGTCCACCTCACAGGACAAACCTTTGCCATTCCACatctatttttactttctgctcCTGATTCCTGACACAACAAAGATGTACATACTTCTCACACTCTCGGTTTAGCAGAGTTCTTTTATCAGTTATGTTTCCCTGCAGAAGAAAACCCTCTAAAACGACAttagatatatatatctcacatgtCTTTGgatttcatttgtgtgtgtgtgtatgtgttctattttttgagatggagtctcactctctcgcccagactggagtgcagtggcacgatcttggctcactgcaacctctgcctcctgggttcaagcgattctcctgcctcagcctcccactagctgggactacaggcaaacgcCACCAAGCccgcctaatttttatatttttagtagggacggggtttcaccatgttggccaggatggtctcaatctcttgacttcttGATCTGCCCTCCTTACCCTTccccgcgcctggcctggatttCATTTTTCTAAGCTGGGTTTGATGGATGGCTCTGGTGATTTGAGATGGGCCAATTTCGGCATCTTGGAGACAGAGTTTGGCCAATTTAGTGTGGATCAGCTGGGGGCAACCTGACCTCATTAGTTTCTCATTCTCCCTCTGGGAACAGTGTACTTTCTAGGTGATGTTCTCATGGTaaatggaaagaggaagaatCTCCAGTATGGAAGCCATCTCAAATCTCTATGCAAAGTGCAGTAATTTTCTGTTTATGAAAGTAAGTTAAATGGTTGAACTCCAAGTTCAGGCGCAAGGTAGTCAGTCTTCCTGCAATGGGAGTATGCTGCGAGATTATCTATCAAAGAGCCCGGTACTCAGGAATTCTTATaaaattgctaaatattttatatgataataaatattcaaacaTTAGACTTCACAGAAACTTTACCAAAGTCCTAAGAATTAGATATGTGtttgataaataaatatcattCATGCGCTGAAAACTGTGAGTGTGAGAATAGGACTAATTTCATCTGGATAACCTCTTGGaaactcattttttgttttggaagttACAGGAAAATAATTTGTTCCATTCATAAGCGGTGTGCCCATgcgtgcatatgtatgtgtatttctgAGCTTGTGACTAATGAAGCTATACAAAAGTATTAGCAGCAACCAGATCTTATGGAGTACTGGCCTGCCTGTGGTTCTCAAGAAAATCTTAGATGCTTTTGCTAAAAGCAGTTTGTATTCTGTGTATTTAAATCTGGcatttaaaatgtcaatataGGTGATTATCTTAGTTAAGAACAAGCTCCCTTTAAGAACTTAGACATTTACTACATGAACTATGTATTGGATTATAAAACTTCCCTAACAACTGAAGTCGTTAAAGACAAAAGATGGATAGCTTACACAAGGAAAAATTGCAAACACTGAAAGAGAATATGCTCCTATTTGTGTACTAGCAAATGAGGATTCATGTTTCCTGTCAATTTCAGTATGAATAATTCCAGCCTATAAAAGGAACagacaatgaatgaatgagttaatttGAGTTGTTTGAAAATAAGAATGTTTTCCATAAAGAGATCACTGAACTCATCAATTAACATGCCATGGTGATTTCTGGCTTGACAGTggtcaaaacatttaaaagtaaaaagaatgagCAAGCACATTCACAAATTAGGTGCATATAGAATTTAAGGTCAGGATATTCAAGCAATCACAACCAGTCATATTtcattgagaggtgaagccagctggacttcctgggtcgagtggggatTTGGAGAAGTATTCTGTAGCCAGCATGGGGATTGTAAAGTGCACCAATCAACGCTCTGTGGCTAGccagaggattgtaaaatgcaccaatgaATCCTCTGTAAAaggcaccaatcagcgctctgtaaaatgcaccaatcagtactctgtaaaacgcaccaatcaacAGGATCCAAAAAGTAGCCAATCACAGGGACGACTgaaaaagggcactctgataggacaaAAACTGAACATGGGaagggacaaataagggaataaaagctggccattCCAGCCCGGagcaacatcacactgaatgctGTGGAAGTATTGTCCTGTTGTTCTTCACAATAAACTGTGCTACCGCTTAGTCTTTGGGTTCATGCTATCTTTAAGAGCTGAAACCTGGCTACCGCTCAGtctttgggtctgtgccatctttaagaactgtaacactcactgcaaaggtccgTGGCTCCATTCtggaagtcagtgagaccacgaacccacctgcaggaaccaactccagacacaacaccagcatttaaaaattttcttttgtttgttgagacatgATAACTTTTCTACCCATCATTTTTTCCACTCTAGTAGTGGTTACATTTGTTACTGGAAATTGTGCTAATGGCTTCATAGCATTGGTAAATTCCACTGAGTGGGTCAAGAGACAAAAGATCTCCTTTGCTGACCAAATTCTCACTGCTCTGGCGGTCTCCAGAGTTGGTTTGCTCTGGGTATTATTATTAAATTGGTACGCAACTGTGTTGAATCCAGCGTTTTATAGTGTAGAAGTAAGAACTACCACTTATAATGTCTGGGCAGTAACCAGCCATTTCAGCAAATGGCTTGCTACTAGTCTCAGCATATTTTATTTGCTCAAGATTGCCAATTTCTCCAaccttatttttcttcacttaaaaAGGAGAGTTAAGAATGTCATTCTGGTGATGCTGTTGGGGCCTTTGCTCGTTTTGGCTTGTCATCTTTTTATGGTAAACATGAATGAGATTGTACGGacaaaagaatatgaagaaaacatGACTTGGAAGTACGTGTTGAGGAATGCGATTTACCATCCAGGTATGACTGTAACCACGCTACAGAACTTAGTACCTTTCACTCTGACCCTGATATcttttctgctgttaatctgtTCTCTGTGTAAACATCTGAAGAAGATGCAGCTCCATGGCAAAGGATCTCAAGATCCCAGCACCAAGGTCCACATAAAAGCTTTGCAAATTGTGATCTCCTTCCTCTTGTTAAGTGTCATTTACTTTGTGTCTGTAATTATATCAATTTGGAGTTTTGAGAGTCTGGGAAACAAACCTGTCTTGATGTTCTGCCAAGCTATTACATTCAGCTATTCTTCAGCCCACCCATTCATCGTGATTTGGGGAAACAAGAAGCTAAAGcagatttttctttcagttttgtggAACATGAGGTACTGGGTGAAAGGACAGAAACCTTCATCTCCATAAATTCCCAAGAGGGGCATTGTGTGTCTTCTAGCAGAAAACAAACTGGTGG contains:
- the LOC139356866 gene encoding taste receptor type 2 member 31-like; its protein translation is MITFLPIIFSTLVVVTFVTGNCANGFIALVNSTEWVKRQKISFADQILTALAVSRVGLLWVLLLNWYATVLNPAFYSVEVRTTTYNVWAVTSHFSKWLATSLSIFYLLKIANFSNLIFLHLKRRVKNVILVMLLGPLLVLACHLFMVNMNEIVRTKEYEENMTWKYVLRNAIYHPGMTVTTLQNLVPFTLTLISFLLLICSLCKHLKKMQLHGKGSQDPSTKVHIKALQIVISFLLLSVIYFVSVIISIWSFESLGNKPVLMFCQAITFSYSSAHPFIVIWGNKKLKQIFLSVLWNMRYWVKGQKPSSP